DNA from Terriglobales bacterium:
GCAGGTTGCGGTGGAAAGTCCGAGCCAAACTTTTCCGTCGCTCTGCTTGACTCTGCGGGCCAGAGCACAATCATCAATGATTTGGCCGCGAATGGATTCGATGCCTCCGGCACGCTCCAGCGCTTCCGGGCGGATGAGAATGCTACCGCCGGCAGCGCCTGCCGTCTTGCGCCGGGGATTGGCGATCCAGGCGGGCGGGTAAAGCTTGAGGAAGAAAAAGACGAAAGCCGGAACCAGCATCCGTTCGGCCAGCGTCCGGCACTGGAGCCGTACCATGCAGGAAGCCAGATCGTAACTGCCGGCCTGGGCAACTGCCGCCAGCGTGGCGACGCTATCCGGGGCGTGCTCGATGTCGGCGTCGGTGAGCAGGAAAAAGTCCGGATTCAGCGCGCGCGCCTGCTGTACTCCCTGCTCGACCGCCCAAAGTTTTCCCGACCAGCCAGGAACCAGTGGACGGCCCTGGATCACGGTGAGCATCTCGAACTTCCCCGCCGCCTGGGCGGCTTCGTTCGCAGCCTGCGCCGTCGAGTCGCTGCTGGCATCGTCGACGAGAAAGACATGGAGAGAATGGCCGCCGATTTGATGCAGCAACGAGGTAACGCAACAGCCCACGACGTCGGCTTCGTCACGCGCGGGAATGATCACGGCGATGCGCAAGGACGCCGCTCTGGCCTGCGGCGATTGGGCCACGATCTTGCCGGTCCGCCAGAAATTTCCATGTGCAGCAAAAAGATAAAGCCAGATCAGCAGGCTCAGGACTCCAGCGATGGTCAGCATTGCGGCTATTGTACGGCTTGGCAGTTGGCCCGCAGACGAGGGCATCCGGCTGCGTCAGAGCTGGCCAATGCACTGGGCAGCCAATTCTTGGCTTAAATTTCGCCTTCGACGGCTTCGCCGCTTCCCTCTTTGCTTTTGACGCGGACGACAACAATTTTGG
Protein-coding regions in this window:
- a CDS encoding glycosyltransferase encodes the protein MLTIAGVLSLLIWLYLFAAHGNFWRTGKIVAQSPQARAASLRIAVIIPARDEADVVGCCVTSLLHQIGGHSLHVFLVDDASSDSTAQAANEAAQAAGKFEMLTVIQGRPLVPGWSGKLWAVEQGVQQARALNPDFFLLTDADIEHAPDSVATLAAVAQAGSYDLASCMVRLQCRTLAERMLVPAFVFFFLKLYPPAWIANPRRKTAGAAGGSILIRPEALERAGGIESIRGQIIDDCALARRVKQSDGKVWLGLSTATCSLRSYSSLAAIGRMISRTAFNQLQHSNLLLLLSLLGLGITYLVPPALLFFSRQLVPALLGAAAWVLMTICFLPTVRLYRLSPLWAAALPAIAAFYMGATFHSAFKFWTGRGGKWKGRVQDPAGNQS